The Dermacentor albipictus isolate Rhodes 1998 colony chromosome 2, USDA_Dalb.pri_finalv2, whole genome shotgun sequence genome has a segment encoding these proteins:
- the LOC135912765 gene encoding uncharacterized protein isoform X2, translating to MADAGRPAEHAAKSTKPRRHSHPHVINNSAVPSPVHDSRASPAVKRHDDGYAAKHLVPEAPPLSPEGDQHSGSSAAAKSGSHLPLASMPQPKEHFQGGPQPLSPTPAVHEHKPKRKQLTKVKEPIWDNLGIVLGAVFVTAVVTALIIIKALINEESRRAGRLISNVNTSPSQLPYTA from the exons ATGGCAGACGCCGGTAGGCCTGCTGAACACGCAGCAAAATCAACGAAACCGAGGAGACATTCGCATCCGCATGTCATCAACAATAGTGCCGTGCCGTCACCTGTGCACGACTCGCGTGCATCTCCTGCGGTGAAGCGACACGACGACGGCTACGCGGCGAAACACCTG GTACCCGAGGCGCCACCTCTCAGTCCTGAAGGGGACCAGCACAGTGGTTCCTCCGCAGCCGCAAAGTCTGGAAGCCACTTGCCGTTGGCGTCAATGCCCCAGCCCAAAgaacatttccagggcggacctCAGCCGCTATCACCTACACCTGCTGTACATGAG CACAAGCCTAAGCGGAAGCAGCTGACCAAGGTCAAGGAACCCATTTGGGACAACCTTGGAATTGTGCTTGGCGCCGTCTTTGTGACTGCCGTTGTGACGGCGCTCATCATCATCAAGGCCCTCATCAACGAAGAAAGCCGCCGTGCGGGAAGGCTGATCTCGAACGTCAATACGTCGCCGTCGCAACTGCCTTACACTGCGTAA
- the LOC135912765 gene encoding uncharacterized protein isoform X1: MADAGRPAEHAAKSTKPRRHSHPHVINNSAVPSPVHDSRASPAVKRHDDGYAAKHLVPEAPPLSPEGDQHSGSSAAAKSGSHLPLASMPQPKEHFQGGPQPLSPTPAVHEPSCRDQSFLRAQHKPKRKQLTKVKEPIWDNLGIVLGAVFVTAVVTALIIIKALINEESRRAGRLISNVNTSPSQLPYTA; encoded by the exons ATGGCAGACGCCGGTAGGCCTGCTGAACACGCAGCAAAATCAACGAAACCGAGGAGACATTCGCATCCGCATGTCATCAACAATAGTGCCGTGCCGTCACCTGTGCACGACTCGCGTGCATCTCCTGCGGTGAAGCGACACGACGACGGCTACGCGGCGAAACACCTG GTACCCGAGGCGCCACCTCTCAGTCCTGAAGGGGACCAGCACAGTGGTTCCTCCGCAGCCGCAAAGTCTGGAAGCCACTTGCCGTTGGCGTCAATGCCCCAGCCCAAAgaacatttccagggcggacctCAGCCGCTATCACCTACACCTGCTGTACATGAG CCCTCATGCAGAGACCAAAGCTTCCTTCGCGCGCAGCACAAGCCTAAGCGGAAGCAGCTGACCAAGGTCAAGGAACCCATTTGGGACAACCTTGGAATTGTGCTTGGCGCCGTCTTTGTGACTGCCGTTGTGACGGCGCTCATCATCATCAAGGCCCTCATCAACGAAGAAAGCCGCCGTGCGGGAAGGCTGATCTCGAACGTCAATACGTCGCCGTCGCAACTGCCTTACACTGCGTAA